The genomic segment AAGGCCGAAGCAGGCGATCGTGAGGGCGTCCAGCCTCTCCTCCTCCACCAGGCGCCGCAGCGCCGCGTGGACCCGGGCCCCCATCGCCCGCGCCTCCTCCCCGATCTCCACGCCCTCCCCGATCGGGAGGTCGGCCGCCTCCGGCGGCGGGCGCTCCAGCACCGCCTCAAGCGGGAGCAGCACCACCTCGATCCCCAGCTTCTCCCTGAGCAGGGCGGGATCCGGGGAACTGGCCACCAGCCACGGCGAGGGATCCCCCACCAGGCCCACCCGCTGGCCGCGGAGCTTTCGGGCCAGCCCCACCGCCTGGGCCCACACGGGGAGCGCCTCCTTCGCCTCCGCCCCCAGGTGCACCAGGTGGGCCTTGCGTCCATCCGCGCGCAACCGGGCCGCCGTCTCCAGGGCCGCGGCCAGGGAATTGTGGGTACCGTGGGATAGGAGGAGGAGCGGGCCCCGAGCGCGCCCGGCGAACGCCAAGGCCTGGGCCTCCGTCCCCCCGGTCAGGACGAGCAGCGCGTGGGCCGGCTCCCTGGCCACCCCGTCCGCGTCCACAGGGAGGAGGTCCACCCCGGTTTGGTCGCGGAACGCGGCCAGAACGGATTCCAGGAGCAGGGCGAGGTGCCCGCGCAGGGCCGAGGCGAGGGGCAACACGGGGAGGGTGGGTTCACCCACGGCGGTCCTCCTCGAACAGTGCCTCCAGTCGCAGGGCCCGGTCCAGGGTCTCGTCCAGTTCGAACGTGAGCTTCGGCACCCGGCGCACGGAGAGGCGCCGGGCGAGTTGGGTGCGGAGGAAGCCTTGATCGTGCGCGAACGCGGCCAGCACCTTGGCCCGCTCGTCCGGCGTCCCCTCCACGTACACGTACACCACGGCCTCCGCTCCGTCTGGGGACAGCCGCACCGCCATCACCGTGGGGGCGGCGGCGCGGAGCACCGGGTCCTTGACGTCGAACTCCAGGATGTCCGCGAGGTGCCGGGCGATGTCCTCCGTCAGACGTGCCCGCGTCCGTTCGCGCATCACAGGACCTCCAGCTCGTGGGCCTCCACGTAGTAATCACGGCTGCCCTCAAGCTGGTTGAGGAGCTTCATGAGCACCCCATCGGAATGGCGTCCGTCGTTGGAGAGGTGGGCGAACCCGAGGAGGGCGCTTTCGGGATCATCGAGGAGATCAAGCTCCGCTGCGGACACGTTGAACTCCCGGCGCATCCGGAGGAGGAGGCCCTCCACGATCGATCGTTTCTCCTTCAAGGTGTGGGTCCCATAGAGCCGTAAGCGGACGCGTAGGAGACCGACCGGCATCGCCGTTAGGCCGGGACCTCCTCCACGGTGTAGATCTCCAACACGTCCCCGGCCTGGACGTCGTCGTAGTCGCGGATGCGGATGCCGCACTCGCGGCCGGCCTGGACCTCGCGCACGTCCTGGGTGAACCGCTTGAGGGATGCGATCTCCCCCACGAACACCTCGCGGTCCCCCCGGCGCACCTTGACCCGGCTCCCCCGGACCACCCGCCCGGAGCGCACCGTGCACCCGGCCACCCGGCCCACGCCCTCGATGTCGAACGCCTTCAATACCTCGGCCTCACCGACCTTGACCTCGACCCACTCCGGACCCAGGAGCCGTCGCGTCGCTCGCTGCACGTCCTGGGCCAGGTCGTAGATGATGTCGTAGGTGCGCACCGGGATCGCCCGTTGCTCTGCGGACGCTCTGGCCTTGGGGTCGACCTTGACCGCGAACCCCACCACGAGCGGCTGCCCCTCTTCCACCGTCGCGGCGAGGAGCACGTCCGATTCGGTGATCGTGCCCACCCCGGCGTGGAGGACCTCCAGCTCCACCCCTTCGGCTTGGATCGTCCCGAGCTCGAGGCGGGCGGCGTCCAGGGCCCCCACGCTGGCCGCTTTGAGCACCATCACCACCTTCTTCTTCTGCGCCGCCGTGAGGAGGTCCTCGAACGTCATGTGCGGCCGAGCGATGCGCCGCTTGGCGAGCTCGTCTTGGGCCCGTTCAGCGGCGATGGTCTTGGCCTGGTTGGGACTCTTGACCCGCTCCACCCTCGCCCCGGCC from the Candidatus Acetothermia bacterium genome contains:
- the rbfA gene encoding 30S ribosome-binding factor RbfA; translation: MRERTRARLTEDIARHLADILEFDVKDPVLRAAAPTVMAVRLSPDGAEAVVYVYVEGTPDERAKVLAAFAHDQGFLRTQLARRLSVRRVPKLTFELDETLDRALRLEALFEEDRRG
- a CDS encoding EF-Tu/IF-2/RF-3 family GTPase, whose translation is RVPAATPGMPVQIIGLSDVPPAGARVERVKSPNQAKTIAAERAQDELAKRRIARPHMTFEDLLTAAQKKKVVMVLKAASVGALDAARLELGTIQAEGVELEVLHAGVGTITESDVLLAATVEEGQPLVVGFAVKVDPKARASAEQRAIPVRTYDIIYDLAQDVQRATRRLLGPEWVEVKVGEAEVLKAFDIEGVGRVAGCTVRSGRVVRGSRVKVRRGDREVFVGEIASLKRFTQDVREVQAGRECGIRIRDYDDVQAGDVLEIYTVEEVPA
- a CDS encoding DUF503 domain-containing protein, whose protein sequence is MPVGLLRVRLRLYGTHTLKEKRSIVEGLLLRMRREFNVSAAELDLLDDPESALLGFAHLSNDGRHSDGVLMKLLNQLEGSRDYYVEAHELEVL